The sequence CCGTGGTCCGTGGTCTGGCCATCGCCGGAAAACTCGGAGCCGCCCGGGCAGATCACGCGATCGAGGCACTAGCGGCGCTACCCATTGCTCGTGCCTCCCATCGTCACCTGACCAGGCGCTGCTGGGAACTGCACCACAATCTCACGCCGTACGACGCGGCCTACGTCGCTCTGGCGGAAGCACTGGAGGTGCCGCTGGTCACCGCGGACGCACGGCTGGCGCGCGCGTCTGGTCCACAGTGCGCGATCGAGTTGCTCAGCTAGGCTCGGCGACCGCCACGCACGGTCTGGGACCATCGGAAACCCGGCGCGCTCAGTCCAGGCAGAACTCGTTGCCCTCGGGATCCTGCATCACGATGAAGCCGTGGCTCATCGGTGGGTCGGGCTCGAACCGCTGCACCCGAGTGCCGCCGAAGGCCACCAGCCGAGTGCACTCCGCCTCCAGCGCAGCCATCCGCTCCTCACCGTCCAGCCCGGCTGCGGCCCGCAGGTCCAGGTGCAGCCGGTTCTTGGCGGTCTTCGGCTCGGGAACCCGCTGGAAGAAGATCCGCGGTCCCACGCCGTCGGGATCTTCCAGCGCCGAGTTGCTCCGGCGCTCGGACTCCGGCACCCCGGTGCGCGCGAGGAACTCGTTCCAGACGCTGAACGGGTCGGTGCCCTCGGGGATCTCGTAACCCGGGGGAGCGGGGTGCACGTACCTCAACGCCTCGGCCCAGAAGTAGGACAGCGCGACCGGGTCGTGAGCGTCGAACGTGACTTGGAACGTGGTACTCATGCGGTGCCTCCATGGGTGTGCAGGTACAGGTCGCGCAGCAAGCAGACCTCGGACATGTGGTGGATCAGCTCGCGGTTGATGTGCAGCACCAGGACCGCCATCGCGGCGTCCGGGTACGGCTCCGCTGCACCCACCGGCACGGCGAGACCGTCCGCACCCAGCGAGCGCACGCCGTCCAGCCAGACGTCGAGCTGGGTGTTGAACTGCTCCAGCGCCCCAGCCGCGGTGCCGGCGTAGTCCCAAGATTGATAGGTCGCCGGCGGAGCCCCGAAGTGCGCGGCGTTCCGGGCGGCGAGCACCCCGACGATCACGTGGCCGAGTCGCCAGGCGATCGTCGTGAATGGCGCAGGGTCCGGCTCGGGGAGCGCGAAGTCGATGGTGAAGTCGCCGGAGCCCGCCTGCACCGGCGCCGTGGAGGCGCCTCGCGGGTGCACGTTCCACGCGCCGGGTACGGGGGAGTAGAAATACTCCTCATCGGTCAGCCCGGCCAGCCGCCGCTGCCAGAGGGCACTGCGGTGGAAGGTGATCTGTTCGAGGAGTTCGTGGTTCCAGTCCACTGTCGTCGTCATACCACCACCGTCCTCGACCAAGAGGACAGGAGCGGTCCGCTAGGACACGGATATCCCTCGAGCGGCGCGGTACTCCTCGAGGAACTCCGCGATCCGCCCGATCGCTTCTTCGAGCATCTCCACGTCCGGCAGCGTCACCAACCGGAAGTGGTCCGGGTTGGGCCAGTTGAAGCCGGTGCCATGGGTGACCAGGAGGTGCTTGGAGCGCAGCAGGTCGATGACGAACTGCTGGTCGTCAGCGATCGAGTACACCTCGGGATCCAGTCTCGGGAAGCAGTACAGGGCGCCGTCCGGGCGCACTGACGAGACACCGGGGATCTCGTTCAGCAATCGGTCGGCGAGCATCGACTGCTCGTAGAACCGCCCGCCCGGGCCGACGAACTCCTCGATCGACTGGTAGCCGCCGAGCGCGGTCTGGATCGCGTGCTGCGCCGGGACGTTGGAGCACATCCGCATGTTCGCCATCAGGGTCAGGCCCTCGATGAAGTCCGCGGCACGGTCCTTGGGACCGGAGATCATCAGCCAGCCGGCCCGGTAACCGCACACCCGGTAGGCCTTGGACAGGCCGCTGAAGGTCAAGCAGAGCACGTCATCGTCGGCGTAGGTGGCGGTGTGGTGGTGCTCGGCTCCGTTGAACAGGATCTTCTCGTAGATCTCGTCGCTAAAGAGCACCAGGTCGTGCCGGCGGGCGATGTCCACCAGCGCTTTGACGGTCTCCTCGGAGTAGACGGCGCCGGTGGGGTTGTTCGGGTTGATGATCACCAGCGCATGGGTGTTCTCGGTGATCTTCGCCTCGATGTCCGCCAGGTCCGGCATCCAGCCGTTGGATTCATCGCACAGGTAGTGCACCGGGGTGCCACCGGCCAGCGACACTGCGCCGGTCCACAGCGGGTAGTCCGGGGCGGGGACGAGGATCTCGTTGCCATCGTCCACGAACGTCTGCAGCACCATCGAGATCAGCTCGGAGACGCCGTTGCCGATGAACACGTCCTCCACGTGCGCATCTTGCAGACCGTGCGACTGGTAGTACTGCGCGACGGCGGTCCGGGCGGAGAAGATGCCGCGAGAGTCGGAGTACCCCTGCGCCTCGGGCAGGTGGTGGATCACGTCGGCCTGGATCGCCTGCGGGGCCTCGAAACCGAACGGCGCCGGGTTGCCGATGTTGAGCTTGAGGATCCGGTGCCCGAGGGCTTCCAGGCGCTGTGCCTCGACCAGGATCGGTCCGCGTACGTCGTACCGGACGTTCCTCAGCTTCTTGCTCTGTTTGATGGTGCGCACACTCCATCTTTGCAGGCGCGCCAGGGACTACCGGTGCTGATTCTCGGTGTGCCGCGATCTGGCCCATCGACCAAGCGGACAGACGAAGTCCGCATCGGGTGGCAGAGTGATGCCCCATGGAAGGACTGGAGCGAGTGGAGCGGGGGACCGCGGAGCGAGTCCTGGCACTGCTCGGACTGCTGCAACGACGCCAAGTCTGGACCGGACCGGAGCTCGCCGGCCAGCTGCACGTGACTACTCGCACCGTGCGGCGGGACGTCGACCGACTCCGCGGGCTCGGGTATCAGGTCCAGGCCGGTCAGGGCACCGGCGGCGGCTACCGGCTCCGACCGGGGCAGGAGGTGCCGCCGTTGCTCCTGGAGGACGACGAGGCGATCGCCGTAGCGGTGGCCCTGTTGGCCGGCGCCGGAGCGGGAGTGGCCGGCACCGGCGAGGCGGCACTCGCTGCCCTGACCAAGCTCGACCGGGTGCTGCCGGTGCGACTGCGGCACGAGGTCCGCGCGCTGACCAGTGCGGTCGAGTCCTTCGGCGGCGCCAGCGTCGGCGTCGCCGCGGACCTGCTGATGACGCTCGCCCGCGCCTGCCGGGACGAGGTGGAGGTCGGGTTCGACTATCAGTCCGGGGACCAGCGGCAACGGCGGCGGGTGGAGCCGTACCGGCTGGTCACCTCGGCGGCGCACTGGTACCTGCTCGGCTACGACATCGACCGCAGCGACTGGCGCACCTTCCGCCTGGACCGGATGAGCGAGGTGGCGGCGCGCACCTGGCGGTTCACCCCGCGGCCGGCACCGGATGCTGCCGCGCACGTGCAGGAGGGCGTGGCCAGCCGGGCCTATCCTCGGCAGGCTCGTTTCCTCGTCCATGCCCCCGCGGCCACGGTGCGCAACCAGATCCCGGCGCGGGCCGCCGTCGTGCAGGAGCAGAACGACCAGCAGTGTGAGGTGCGAGCGGGCGCAGACAACCTGGACTTCGTGCTGCTGCAGGTGGCCCTGCTCGGGCATGAGTTCGAAGTGATCGACCCTGCGGACCTGGCCGAGCGCGCCGCGGAGGTCGGCCGGCGCCTGGCCCGCGCGCATCCCTCGTGACCTGATCGCCCTGCACTGGTGTCGTGGGGATGCGCGGCTCGCGAGTGCGATCGCTGGGGTGATAGCCCCAGCGATCTCACTCGCGAGTTGCTGCGGTCAGCTCGAGCAGGTGCACACCCGCCGTCAGCAGCGCGCGCGATCGAGCGTCGAGGGCCTGTCCGCGCCGGTCGAGGCGCTCCAGCACATCGGCCGGCAGGCCGGTCCGGCGCAGCTCGTCGAGGATCGCGCGAAGGTCCGGGATCCGGTAGCCGGCGCGGCGGAGCTGGTCCACGATCCGGGCATCGCGCACGTTGTTGGGGGAGTAGGACCGCGTGCGGCCGCGGCGCTGCGGGGTGAGCAGCCCTTCTCTTTCCCAGTGCCGTAGCGTCGAAGGGCGGACATCGAGCGCCGAAGCGAGCAGGCCAATGGTCATGGCATCGCCGGCGTGCTGCTCGCCCATCGCCTCTGCGGAGATCGCACTGGACGCGGTGACGGCGCGGCGCAGCGTCGTGCGCTCGGCATGCAAGGCGGCATGCAGCTCATCCATGCGGATCGCACTGGTCCGGGGTTCGGCCTGCAGCTCGCGCATCACTGCCTTCGCTGCGACGGGACCGAGGGCGGCGCTCAGCGCGGCGTAGGCCAGCACAGCGTGCAGGTGGCGGGGGGTGAACTGCCGGTACCCGTTCGCGGCCCTGATCGACGGCGGAATCACGCCTTCCGCTTCGAGGTTCCGGATGTGCTGTGCCGAGCTGGCAGTCAGGTCGGCCAGCTGGCCTGTGCTGAAGGAGGCGTTGAGGCTTGTGGCGCCGTGACGGCGATGATGCTGCGGCCCACCCTCCATAAGGACTTCAATGTAACGCTTGAAGCATGGATATCGAAGACGTGGTGGAGGTGCTGGCCGGCAACGACCAGATCCTGGTGTTGCGGCCGGGCCCTGGCGACGACACACCGGAGATCGCCTGGGGTGATGTGTTCTTCTACTTCTCTGCTGACGGTGAGATCCCGCCCGGTCAGCCGTTCGCCACCGTGATCACGAAAGACTATCCGCACGAGCCCGCCTGGCAGCGAGAAGCACACAGCATCCGAGTGAACATCCACGTGGGGGCTCCCGCGTTCGCCGAGCTGCTCGGCTACGCCCCGGGGGAGAGGAGCGGCCCGGAACCCTCCGCCGTCGATGTGCTGATGCCGCACCCCGCCTACGGCGAGCTCGGCTGGATCGCTGTGGTGGACCCTGGCACTCGCACGAGCGCGATCGTGACCGAGCAGCTCGGGGCGGCGTACCGGGCAGCTCGCCGGCGGGGTGAGCGTCGCCGGCGCTGAGGCCGGTAGCCGAGGTCAATCGTTCGGAGGACGACAGCCTGCCACCGCCCTGCTCACGATGGGGTGATGACGAACTGGACGGCGACCGCAACCCCACCGGGCACTCGTGCCCG is a genomic window of Ruania zhangjianzhongii containing:
- a CDS encoding DinB family protein, whose amino-acid sequence is MTTTVDWNHELLEQITFHRSALWQRRLAGLTDEEYFYSPVPGAWNVHPRGASTAPVQAGSGDFTIDFALPEPDPAPFTTIAWRLGHVIVGVLAARNAAHFGAPPATYQSWDYAGTAAGALEQFNTQLDVWLDGVRSLGADGLAVPVGAAEPYPDAAMAVLVLHINRELIHHMSEVCLLRDLYLHTHGGTA
- a CDS encoding helix-turn-helix transcriptional regulator, producing the protein MEGLERVERGTAERVLALLGLLQRRQVWTGPELAGQLHVTTRTVRRDVDRLRGLGYQVQAGQGTGGGYRLRPGQEVPPLLLEDDEAIAVAVALLAGAGAGVAGTGEAALAALTKLDRVLPVRLRHEVRALTSAVESFGGASVGVAADLLMTLARACRDEVEVGFDYQSGDQRQRRRVEPYRLVTSAAHWYLLGYDIDRSDWRTFRLDRMSEVAARTWRFTPRPAPDAAAHVQEGVASRAYPRQARFLVHAPAATVRNQIPARAAVVQEQNDQQCEVRAGADNLDFVLLQVALLGHEFEVIDPADLAERAAEVGRRLARAHPS
- a CDS encoding MerR family transcriptional regulator; this encodes MEGGPQHHRRHGATSLNASFSTGQLADLTASSAQHIRNLEAEGVIPPSIRAANGYRQFTPRHLHAVLAYAALSAALGPVAAKAVMRELQAEPRTSAIRMDELHAALHAERTTLRRAVTASSAISAEAMGEQHAGDAMTIGLLASALDVRPSTLRHWEREGLLTPQRRGRTRSYSPNNVRDARIVDQLRRAGYRIPDLRAILDELRRTGLPADVLERLDRRGQALDARSRALLTAGVHLLELTAATRE
- a CDS encoding VOC family protein is translated as MSTTFQVTFDAHDPVALSYFWAEALRYVHPAPPGYEIPEGTDPFSVWNEFLARTGVPESERRSNSALEDPDGVGPRIFFQRVPEPKTAKNRLHLDLRAAAGLDGEERMAALEAECTRLVAFGGTRVQRFEPDPPMSHGFIVMQDPEGNEFCLD
- a CDS encoding DUF6194 family protein, translated to MDIEDVVEVLAGNDQILVLRPGPGDDTPEIAWGDVFFYFSADGEIPPGQPFATVITKDYPHEPAWQREAHSIRVNIHVGAPAFAELLGYAPGERSGPEPSAVDVLMPHPAYGELGWIAVVDPGTRTSAIVTEQLGAAYRAARRRGERRRR
- a CDS encoding type II toxin-antitoxin system VapC family toxin, translating into MIVVDASVLAPVLADDGPDGRVARARLAGEQLAAPEVIDLEVVSVVRGLAIAGKLGAARADHAIEALAALPIARASHRHLTRRCWELHHNLTPYDAAYVALAEALEVPLVTADARLARASGPQCAIELLS
- a CDS encoding pyridoxal phosphate-dependent aminotransferase; this encodes MRTIKQSKKLRNVRYDVRGPILVEAQRLEALGHRILKLNIGNPAPFGFEAPQAIQADVIHHLPEAQGYSDSRGIFSARTAVAQYYQSHGLQDAHVEDVFIGNGVSELISMVLQTFVDDGNEILVPAPDYPLWTGAVSLAGGTPVHYLCDESNGWMPDLADIEAKITENTHALVIINPNNPTGAVYSEETVKALVDIARRHDLVLFSDEIYEKILFNGAEHHHTATYADDDVLCLTFSGLSKAYRVCGYRAGWLMISGPKDRAADFIEGLTLMANMRMCSNVPAQHAIQTALGGYQSIEEFVGPGGRFYEQSMLADRLLNEIPGVSSVRPDGALYCFPRLDPEVYSIADDQQFVIDLLRSKHLLVTHGTGFNWPNPDHFRLVTLPDVEMLEEAIGRIAEFLEEYRAARGISVS